GGTGACGATCAGCCCCGCATCGCACGCATCGTCGGGCGCTCCACGGAAATCACCAAGATCAAAGGAATGTTCCTCGTCCCCTCCACCATCACCCGGGCGCTCGCGAGCGCGAGTCTCGACTGCGCCTTTCAGGTGATTATTCAGCGACGACCTGGCGGGCAGGACGATCCGCGCTTAGCCCTGGCGTCACCCAAGCCTGCGAATGCCCTCGCCATCGAGGAAGCCATCGAACGGGCTGCTCGCATGAAGATTCCGCTCGAGTGGGACGCCGTGATAGCCGAGAACTCGCCGCTGGTTCTCGACCTGCGCGACGAGGCCGTGGGCTCCCGCTGATGGGCACCCTCTACGCATCACCGACGCCCCGCTTCTTCGAGCCGGGAACCGGCTCCGAGCCGGGAACCGGCTCCGAGCCGGTTCTGAGCGTCGAGAAGCTAGGTCTTTCATTCGGTGGTGTCGTGGCCATCGACGATCTAACCCTCGACGCGCGCGCCGGAGAGGTTTTGGGGATCGTCGGCCCCAACGGGGCCGGGAAGAGTTCTCTGCTCAACTGCATCAGCGCCTACTACCGACCGACATCGGGACGGATTCTTGTCCAGGGGCACGATGTGAGCCGCCTCTCACCTCACCAAGTCGCGCGCAGAGGAGTCGGCCGGACGTTTCAAAATGCCCGGCTCTTTCTGGGTCTATCGGTGCTCGACAACCTCATGGTTGCGGCCGCGTCCGCACAGGGCTGGCTGGTGGCGGCCGCGGTCATCAGGCCCTGGGGACTACGCCGGGAAGCTAAACTCCGGCGGGGAGTAGAGGAGATTCTCGATTTTCTCGACCTGTCAGCCTATCGAGACCAGGCCTCAGGGCTGCTGGGATACGGACTGCGCAAACGCGTGGACCTGGGCCGCGCCATCGCCCGCAACCCACACCTTCTGCTGCTCGACGAGCCGATGGCCGGGATGAACCAAGACGAGAAGGCAGACATGGCCCGCTTCATCATCGAGCTCAATCGTGATGCGGGCCTGCCGGTAGTTCTCGTGGAGCACGACATGGCCGTGGTCAGTGATCTTTGCGATCGAGTCGTCGTGCTGGACTGGGGAAAGCTGCTCGCCGAGGGACGCCCCGACGAAGTCCTTCAGCGCCCCGATGTCGTCGCGGCATACATCGGCACCGGCCCGGTGGTCAGCGGTGGAACGGACACCAATTGACCGACGATGAGCTCACCCTCCCCCGGCTGATTCGGCGGAACGCCGAAATCCGCGGCGAGCAAATAGCGATGCGTTACAAGCGATTCGGGATCTGGCACACCTATACCTGGGGAACCGTCTGGGGGCAGGCGTCCGCCCTGGCGGCGGGGCTGGAGCTGCGCCTGCCCGCGAACGACTCATGCCTAGCGATCATCGGGGACAACGAACCCGAGCTGTTCTGGGCGGAATACGCGGCGCTCTGCTTGGGTCGGCCCGTGATGTGCCTCTTCCCGGACATCTCTGCAACCGAACTCGCCGAGTTGCTCCAAAGATACGCGATCACTGCAGTCATATGCGAAGACCAAGAACAGTGCGACAAGGTTCTAGACGCAGCTGAGTCTACCGACGTAGGAATGCTCGCGTACTGGGATGAGCGCGGCATGCGCACATACGACGACAAGCGGTTGGTCAGCTTCACTGAACTTATCGCCGATGGTCAGGCCCGCTTGAGCGCCGATCCGCATCTGATCGACGCCCGCGTCGACCGTGTCGGACTAGACGACCTGGCGGTCGTCATCCTCACCTCGGGAACGAGCTCAGAACCCAAGGGCGTGATGGGAACCCATCGCTACCTGATCGACTGCGCGTCGAGATGGCGGGACGTCCTCGATGCAAAAGCGCAGGCTGACTATGTGAGCTACATATCTCCTGCCTGGGCCACCGAGCAATACCTCGGCGTCACGCTCGGCGCCATGCTTCCGCTGGTCGTCAATTTCGTCGAGGAACCAGAGACGGTCGAGCGAGACATTCGGGAGATCGGAGCCCACTACGTCTTCTTTGGCCCGCGCCAGTGGGAGGGAATCGCATCGTCGATAGACCTCCAGATCCGCGACGCCGGCCGCCTGGTCCGCGCGATTTACCGTTGGTCGATCCAGATCCTGCACGGAGACGCAGGGGGCGGCGCGTCCCGGCTGCTACCGCTGAAGCGCCTGCTCGCCTGGCAGCTGATCGGACGCCCGGTCCGTGATCGACTGGGCTTCTCGAGACTGCGAACCGCGATCAACTCTGGTGGTGCGCTCGGACCTGAGCTGTTCGAACTGCTGCAGGCACTTGGGGTGTCCGTTCGCAACGTGTACGGATTCACCGAGGTCGGCATCATTACTTCCACCGCGGACGGACAGCGTTTCGAGACGGTAGGTCAGCGTCTAGCCAGTAAATACGGCGACCCGATCGAGATACGCATCCATGAGGGCGAGATTCAGGTGCGCGGCGGCGTTCCATTCGTTGGCTACTATCTCGAGGAGGGCGTTGCGGCATCGGGCAAACTGACGCCCGATGGCTGGATCCGAAGCGGCGACGGCGGGTACCTCACCGATGACGAGTACCTGGTCTACCTCGACCGACTCGAGGACATGATCACAACCGCCGATGGGGAAATCCTCGCGCCCGGCTTTTTCGAGACGAGGCTCCGATTGAGCCCATACATCCGGGATGTCGCGGTGGTAGCCCCGGACGGCGCCTCGCTCGTTGCCCTGGTCGAGGTCGACGAGGGCGTGGTTGGCAACTGGGGTGAGCAGCGGCACGTAGCCCTCGGTGACTTTGCCACCATGAGCCAGCACCCTGGGGTGATCGAGCTCGTGCGCGAGGAGATCGCAGGCGTTAACCGCCTGGCCGCGGAAGGTGCGAGAGTTCAGCGGTTCGCCAACCTCTACAAGAAACTCGACGCTGATGACGGTGAGATGACGCGGAGTCGCAAACTGCGCCGCAGCGTGGTGACCCGAAAGTACGCCGAACTGCTAAGCGCGCTCGCTAGAGGGGACGCCGAGGTAGACAGCGTCTCGGAAGTGCGGCTGACCAACGGCGCGACAACGTCCGTGCGCGCGCGTGTGTGTCTCAACGACGTCTTGGAGTGCCCGCGCAGCGGAGATGGGCCGGGACCGGCCGGAACATACGTCAAGCAGCGCAAGGCCGGAGTGCGACTATGACGGCCACGGAGGCCGCCACAAGTGCGCTAGACGGTCCCGCGCGGCCGTTGCTGGAGCTGAATAACGTCGAGGTCCGGTACCAGGGCACGATCCTCGCGCTCAAGGGGATCTCGTTGCAGATCCGCAGCGGGGAAGTCCTCGGGCTGCTCGGCCCCAACGGGGCAGGCAAGACGACGCTCCTCCGAGCTATCTCCAACCTCCTTGCTCCGCAGAAGGGGCGCGTGTCGGAAGGCACCATTACCTTCAATGGCTCCTCGATTGTCGGTTGCACTCCGACGGAGACCGTCAACCGAGGTGTGGTACAGGTCCTTGAAGGCCGGCGGGTGCTCGAGCATCTAACCGTCGAACAAAACCTGCGCGCTGCCGCGGCCGCGGTCAAACTCCGCCGCTCCGAGACCGCAGACGCGATCTCGGACACCTACTCCTTGTTCCCCAAGCTTGCGGTACTGCGAACGCGAAGCGCGGGGTATCTGTCGGGCGGGGAACAGCAGATGCTTGTTCTCGGTAGAGCCTTGATAACCCGCCCCAAGCTGCTGCTCCTAGATGAGCCGTCGCTGGGGCTCTCGCCCGTTATGACCGACTTCGTCTTCGAAACCATCCGTGTCCTCAACACCCGGGGGCTCACCATCCTCGTCGTCGAGCAAAACGCACACCACACCCTCGCGATCTCGGATCGCGGACATGTGCTCGATACCGGGCGGATAGTACTGAGCGGAACCAGCGAGGAGCTCCGGCGGAATCCTGACCTGCAGGAGTTTTACCTCGGCCTGAACCGGGATGGCGCTCGCCGGGACTTGCGGGAAACGAAGAATTACAAGCGGCGTCGACGCTGGCTGGGCTGAACAGCAGGCTCGCGTCCATGTCTCGGCGCTGGCGCAGCGGAAATGCCATGGAGGATCATCTCCATGAAGACCCGCGCTATCTCCTCGCCGGTAGGACCCTTATCGGGCTTGAACCAGCGATGGGTCCAGTTCACGGCGCCTAGCACGCCGAACGAGATCAGCTCCGGGTCCAACCCCGGTTTGAACTCGCCGGAGACCAGGCCGGCACGGATTATCCGCTCGACAGCCGTGTTGTAGCGCCGGTGCAGATCGCGTAGCTTCCGTGAAGAACGTCGATCGTCATGCGCGAGCTTGGTCATGTCCTCCTGGACGTAGACGAACAGGTACGGGTAATGGCGCTCGTAAGATCGCAACAAAGCGCTTACAAGGTCCGTGAGCATCTCGGCGGCGGTGAGATCACTCGCCGCGATGGCCTCTGCGGTTAGCACGTTGCGCTCGACCGCGTCGACGATGACCTCGTGAAAGACGTCGCGCTTGTCAGCAAAGTAGTAGTAAACCGTCGCTCTGTCAGTCCCCGCGGCTGCCGCTATTTCGTTGATGCTCGCGCCGTCGTAGCCGCGATCCCGGAAGACGCCCGCAGCCGCATCCACCAGTGCCGCGCGCTTTTCGACATATTCGCGACTGGGCTCCGCCTGCGCCTGCTGGCGACGTTCGTTGATCCGACTCATCTCGTCCCTCCGGATGCAGGTCTAGCACGTAGCCGCACGCAGCCGCTTTCAACACTACCGTTGACAAGCGCGCATACGTAGGTTAAAAAGTTGCAAGGGCTTCTGGGTGGAGGTTGAGTGGCAACTCTGCTGCAGATCCTCGTTGTCGGCATGCCCATCGGGGTTGCCTACGCAGCCGTCGCGCTGGGCTTCAACGTCATCTACAGGTCCGGGCGCGTATTCAACATCGCTCTCGGCGAGATGTTCGCCCTGGCGGCGTTCTTCATCATGTGGCTCCTCAACCGGGGCGTGCCGGCGTGGCCCGCGGTCGGCATCACGGGGCTCCTCATGATCGCGGTCGGGTTGCTCATCCAGCGACTCGCTCTGCGACCGCTGCTCGGTCAATCGGCACTCAGTCTATTTATGGCGACGCTGGGCGTCTTGCTCCTCCTCAACGGGGCCGACACCCTGGTGCTTAACACGCCAACCGGGACCTTTCCCCAGCTCTTCGGGGCCGGCGCCATCAGGCTGCCCTATGCGGTCCAACTGCCAGTAGCATCAGTGGTGGGCGTGGCGGTCGTCGTCATCATCGTCCTGGGCTTTGTCGCATTCTTCTCCCGTACGCAAACCGGGATCGCCATGACCGCGGTGGCCGAGGACCACGAAGTGGCTCAGTCGCTCGGCATCAATATCGAGCGGAGCCTGGCCCTCTCCTGGGCTATGTGCGGTCTGCTCAGCACGGTGGCCGCCGTCGTCTACCTTGCCGGGCAACAAGTTACCTCTGACATCGGCTCTGTCGCATTTCTGGCGTTGCCGGTAGTGCTCCTGGGTGGCCTGGAATCCATCGGCGGGGTAATCCTTGCGGGGCTGGTGGTTGGCCTTGGGCAGACCTCGGCAGCCGAATGGCTGGACCCGCACTTCCACGGAGGTGCAAGCGAGGTCTTCCCCTACCTGCTCATGTTGCTGATCCTCCTGGTTCGGCCCGAGGGATTCTTCGGGTGGAAGAGGGTGGAGCGGGTATGAGCGTCGCGCGATCCTGCGGTGACTTTTCGCAGAGCTACGTGGCCGACCGACGGCTTCTCCGTACCCCGCCGCAGCGGGTGATGCTCGGCGTGCTGGCGCTGGTCCTGATCGCTTACCCGTCCATGACCAACGGCGAATGGCTGCGCTTCGGAACGGTGACGGCCACTACCCTCATCGCCGTAGTCGGCTTGCAGCTCCTGGTGGGGCTCACCGGACTCGTTAGCGTCGGCCAGTCGGCATTCATGGGCGTTGGCGCTTACTTCGCTGGAGTAGCTGCAAACTCACTACACCAGAGCCTACCCGTATGCGTCGTCATAGGGGCTGTTGGCTCGATGATGGTCGGCCTCGCATTCGGACTCCCGGCGGCCCGGATCAAGGGCTTTTACCTTGCGCTCACGACCCTCGCCGCGCAATACGTCTTCGCGTTCGTGATCGTGCGCCTCCCGCAGCAAGAGTTTGGCGGCGATGCCGGTTTGACGATGCCCACGCCATCGCTTTTCGGCCTCAATTTATCGAGTCCGTGGCGCCTTTACTATCTCACGATTGCACTCGCGATCATCCTCGTCACAGCCGCCCTGTTCATCCAGGAAAGCGTGGCCGGGCACCTCTTCGTGGCGGTGCGCGACGACGATCTCGCTGCCTCTATGACCGGGGTCGCGGTAACGCGGTACCGAGTGCTCGCCTTCGGCATCTCGGCCCTGTACGCGGGGGTCGCTGGTGCACTGCTTGCCTACCAGGATGGCTTCGTAAACGCCCAGGCCTTTAGCGTCTTCGACTCCGTGTTCTTCCTCGGGATGATCATCATCGGCGGGATGGGGACCGTCCTTGGAGCGATCCTCGGAACCCTGATGCTTAGCTTCATTCAGGAGGCGGTGAACCTCTGGGGTGGATCTGTCGCCGGCGTTTTCGGATACCACTTGAACGGGCAGACCGGGCCGGTAGTGAACATCGTCACCGGCCTTGCGATCTGTCTGATGCTCATCTACGAACCCCGTGGGCTCGCTTTTCTATACCGAAGATCCGAAAGCTTCTTCCGACTATGGCCATTCCCCTATGCGCTTACCAGAGCAAGGACGACATGAGGCAGGCCAACCCGGGTTGCCGCGACACGAACAAGGTGGAAGCATGAATATCCGATCCAACAGACGAACCTTCGTAGGAGTGCTCGCCGCCGCGGCCGTCGTCGGCGTCAGCGCCTGCGGAGGGTCCAGCACACCCCCCTCGGGATCGAAGAGTTCCGCGCCGAGTGGTGGGGGCTCTGCGAGCACCGCCACCTACACGATCCCGAGCCTGCTTGATTTCTCGGGCCCATTCGCGAGCCGCGGCAAGCCGGTCCTTGGCATGCAGCAGACGCTCGTCAACTGGTTCAATGCGAACGCCGGTGCCGCCGATCACATCAAGCTGGTGATCAAGCCATATGACACCGGCTTTGATGTGAACAAGACATTGACGGCTTACAACCAGGCCATCAGCGACAGCAACAACGTCCTAGCCATGCTTCTGTTTGGAGACCCGAACGTCTTCGCCCTCGCCGGCAAGTTGCCCGGCGCGAAGATCCCTGCAGCCTACGGAGGGCCAACCGACGCGGCTATCAAGTCTGGGTCATGGGTCTTCTCGCCGCTCGGAGACTTCGGCGACTACTACGCCGCCGTGGTGAAGTGGCGGTTGTCGACTTGGACTCAGAGCCGTCAGCTCAGAGTGGCGTTCGCCTCGTTCGACGGGATCCCGGCTCAGGGCTGGATTGCGACGCTGAAGAAGGACTTGCAAGGAACGAACGCGACGATCGTCGATGAGGAGTACCCGTCGCCAACCGCGACCTCCGTGACGGTAAACGTCAACCGGATCGTCGCTTCCAAGCCGGACGTGGTGATCGTCGCGGGGACGGACGGCTCGCAACCTCTCTACCTAGCGGGACTGCACGCGCAAGGCATTCCGGCACAGGACATCGTGAACTCGCAGCATGAGGGCTTCGGCTTGATGCAGGCTCTAAAAGTCAGCCCGGACCTCCTCAACGGTACCTACGAGGTAACGACCGAGCGGTACCAGGACCACACCACCCAGGCGTATCAGATCTATTCCCAGTACTCCGCTGGCCAGAACACCAGGTGGGCGGAAGACACCCTGCTGCACTTCCCATCGGTAAGCATCATGCTTCAGGCGATCGATCGCGCCGCCAAAGCCAAGGGCAGCAATCAGATCACCGGACAGGATGTTTACAACCAGCTGACGAACGGAACGTTTGACGGCTACGGCCTACTGTCACAGCTGACCTACCACAACAGCCTGGGCGGGCCTACATCCGTGTACGTGCTCAAGGACGAGAATGGCACGCTGACCCAAGTTGCGACGCTGCCGCTCGGCGGCTGACCTGGCTGAGAGGGCCGCGCCACCTGCGATGGGTGGCGCGGCCCTCTTTCGATGAGGTTGCTCCTGCACCGGGCAGCGTCGGCAGACTTCGATTTGGGCTGTCCGCGGACTCAGCGACCCAGGCCCCGGACTGCCGAGGACATCTGCCCAGGAGACTCAGTCGCTGGCCTCGGGTGAGAGCCGGCCCAGAACAGGGCCGCCCTTGCGCAGGGAGAAGCACGCGTCGGCAAGCTGCGGGGCGAATTTCAGACCAGCGCCTAGCCAGCTGCCGTCGGCGCGATTCTGCGCGGTGAACGGCACCGATTCGTTCATTTTGAGGAAGAAGATGAGCGGCTGTACCTCGCTCAGCCCGAGGACAAGAGTGTTCACGTGCGTGCAACCACGGACGCCACCAGCGAAGGCCAGCACGCGTTTGCGCCAGCCGGACCCGAGGCGCGTGCCAACGAGCTCTTGGGCGACGTCCAGCACGAAGGGGCAGGAGTCATAGGGATGAGTAACCGCATGTGCCTGTAGCCGGACGACTTCGAGCGTGGACCCCATGAGCGCCCCCTCGAGACCAAAGTCATGGATGACGACGGAGGAGGCATTGTCGTCTCCGTACGCACCCCCGAAGGACTCGTCGATAAGGCGGGCGGTGAAGCCGAACTCGTCGTGGCCGAGTGGTGTGATCTCCATCGTCTTGATGCGCCGGACCCTAGGCTTGGCCGGCTCCCCCTGATCATCCACGGCGGTCACTTTAGATAATCGCCACTGGGGCGACAGGACTGCCGACGCCGCCTCGAATTGCCAGCGGAGAGACTACGAGAAGGAAGGAGGATTGCCCGGTAGCGGCCAGGGCGGCCAAGTCGAGGAGCTCACAGAAGTACACCCCGTAACCGCGAATCAAGGCAACATGAAGAGGGATCTGGCACCCTTCATCAGTGGACGGAAAGGCCTCCACGCCGAGGTTGTCGGCCCCGATCAGGGCCACCTGTCGCTCGACGAGAAGTTCGGAACAGTCCGCACCGAGGCCGGGCCACGCTGTCGCGTCCGCTTCCCCGGCCATCCACGCCTGCATCCATCCGGTCCGTACCAGCAGCGCGTCCCCCGGCTCGAGCGTCACTTCCCCCCTGCCGAGCTCGCGCTCGAGACTGGCTGCGTCGATGACATGATCGGACGGCAGCCAGTCCTTGCCTGCCGGTACCAAGTCCGCGATCACCCCCCGGGTCACGATGGGGCCTGCCTTGTCGATTCCGCATCTCGCTGCGCCACGGCTGGTCACGGTGTCGGCCGAAAACCCGTTGTACATCGTCCCGTTCTGCCAGACGTGTGCGAGTGCGTCGATATGGCTGACAGCATGCGTCGGCAGTGACAAGTAGTCGTCCGCGAAGCCGAAGCCAGCACGCTCCTCCAGTCCCGCCGCATAGTCTCCACCGTCCCGGAGCATGAAATGCTGTGGCGCCGGCCGACCCACGACACCCGGACCACGATTGGAGACGATGGGCGCGCCCAGGCCGATGGCCTGCATCTGCGTTACCGCTCGAAGGCCCCGCTCGACGGCTCGCTCATCGATGAGGTTCGCAGCCCCGCGCTCGTCCGTACTACCCCACTGTCCCCAGTTGTCCACCCTTGGCTCCTCACCGCGTTCGGATCATTCGGGCGAAGACGTCAGTCCCTTATGTCACATGCGCCGGGCCTAGTCAACAATACCGTTGACGTCAACGATGGCGTTGACAGACGGCTGGATGCGCCTCTAGAGTCGGCGATACCCTTACCGGACGGTGATGTAATGACGAAAGCGCCTGTCGCGGACGGACGGGCAGATTTAGATGACCTCCTGAGCAGAGAGGCGGTCGATCGTCCGGCCGCTTACTACGCCAAGCTCCGCGACATCCACCCTGTCTATTGGAACCAGCGGTGGAACGGCTGGGTGGTAACGGGTTACGACGAGGTCCTCAGCGGCTTCCGGGATCACCACAGGCTCTCCTCTGACCGCTTCGCCGGGCCATTCGGCGAGGAGTTACAGCGGGCTGCTCACTCCGGGACCGACCAGCTGATCAGCTTCCTCTCGAAATTCTTCGTCTGGAAGGACCAGCCCTACCACACCAGAGTTCGAGCCCTTGTCAACAAGGCGTTCACGCCGCGGAGCGTGGAGCAGCTGAGACCACGCGTGCAGAATCTGGTGCGAGAGCTGCTCGAGAGCTTGCGGAGCCAAAACGTAACGGATTTCCTCGCTGATTTCGCGTTCCAAGTGCCCGTCATCGTCATCGCCGAATACATCGGCATCCCTGCCGAAGCGCGACAGCAGGTGCGGGCCTGGTCGGATGATCTCGGTGGGGTGATATTCGTTCGTGGCGACGACGCCGAGCGCATGCGTCGCGGCGAAGCCGCGATGAACGATCTCGTGGAATTCCTGCGCCCGATCGTCCGATCTCGACGCCAGCACCCTCAGGACGACCTCCTCACCGGCATGGTCCAGTCGGAAGAACGCGGTGACTTCCTTTCGGAGGATGAAGTCATCGCCAATGTGATTCTCATGGTCTTTGCCGGCCACGAGACGACCATGAACCTGATCGCCAACTCGATGATCGCTTTCGCAGACTGGCCGGACGAGTGGGCGCGACTCCAGCGTGGTCCGGAGTTGGTGGCGACCGCCACCGAAGAGGTACTGAGATATGACGGCCCGATTCGCGCGATGGCCCGATGGGCTACCGAACCGTTCGAACTGTCCGGCCAGAGCGTGCAGCGCGGCGATCGTGTCCTGCTGGCGCAGCATGCCGCCAACCGGGACCCCGCCGCGTTCAAGGATCCAGACCGGCTGGACATCGCCAGATGGCCGAATCGGCATGTGGCATTCGGCCAAGGGATCCACACCTGTCTCGGTGCTCCACTGGCTCGCCTGGAGACGCAGGAGGTCCTGCAATCCTTGACGTCCGAGCTGCGTGGCGTGGAGATCTTGGAAGAAGAACTGCACTACAACCCCAATATGGTCTCTCGAAGCCTTCAGCAATTACATGTGCGATTCCATAACCGATGATGGCTAGCGCAGCGCGAAGGATCTCCGCGGTCGTGAATCACGATCTCTGCGCGGGGGTGGCGATGTGCACCCAGCACGCCCCCGGCCTGTTCCACCTGGACGAAAACGGCCAATCGATTTTTGACGTGGGGGGGACAGGCGACTCGGAACAGATCCTGGAAGCCATCGATGCCTGTCCGATGACAGCCATTCGCGAAGTCGACGACGCCGATGAGGCTCGGTGACCGGGTATGCAACGGGGGCCGCGACCCCGATGGGGTGGGAGGACTCCGGACCTGAGCAGGTGGCAGCCGCCGTCTACCGCATACCGTTGCCCATGCGCGATGACGGATTGCGCGCAGTCAACGTCTATGCGATAGAGGCAGACGTTGGGCTTGTCCTCATCGATGCGGGCTGGGCATTGATCGAATCCCGGAAAAGACTCGAGCTCTCCCTCGGGACTCTGGGTTACCCGATCAGGACGGTTCGCCGCATCTTGGTAACCCATGCGCACCGCGATCATTACACGCTCGG
This genomic stretch from Mycobacteriales bacterium harbors:
- a CDS encoding ABC transporter ATP-binding protein is translated as MGTLYASPTPRFFEPGTGSEPGTGSEPVLSVEKLGLSFGGVVAIDDLTLDARAGEVLGIVGPNGAGKSSLLNCISAYYRPTSGRILVQGHDVSRLSPHQVARRGVGRTFQNARLFLGLSVLDNLMVAAASAQGWLVAAAVIRPWGLRREAKLRRGVEEILDFLDLSAYRDQASGLLGYGLRKRVDLGRAIARNPHLLLLDEPMAGMNQDEKADMARFIIELNRDAGLPVVLVEHDMAVVSDLCDRVVVLDWGKLLAEGRPDEVLQRPDVVAAYIGTGPVVSGGTDTN
- a CDS encoding AMP-binding protein; the protein is MTDDELTLPRLIRRNAEIRGEQIAMRYKRFGIWHTYTWGTVWGQASALAAGLELRLPANDSCLAIIGDNEPELFWAEYAALCLGRPVMCLFPDISATELAELLQRYAITAVICEDQEQCDKVLDAAESTDVGMLAYWDERGMRTYDDKRLVSFTELIADGQARLSADPHLIDARVDRVGLDDLAVVILTSGTSSEPKGVMGTHRYLIDCASRWRDVLDAKAQADYVSYISPAWATEQYLGVTLGAMLPLVVNFVEEPETVERDIREIGAHYVFFGPRQWEGIASSIDLQIRDAGRLVRAIYRWSIQILHGDAGGGASRLLPLKRLLAWQLIGRPVRDRLGFSRLRTAINSGGALGPELFELLQALGVSVRNVYGFTEVGIITSTADGQRFETVGQRLASKYGDPIEIRIHEGEIQVRGGVPFVGYYLEEGVAASGKLTPDGWIRSGDGGYLTDDEYLVYLDRLEDMITTADGEILAPGFFETRLRLSPYIRDVAVVAPDGASLVALVEVDEGVVGNWGEQRHVALGDFATMSQHPGVIELVREEIAGVNRLAAEGARVQRFANLYKKLDADDGEMTRSRKLRRSVVTRKYAELLSALARGDAEVDSVSEVRLTNGATTSVRARVCLNDVLECPRSGDGPGPAGTYVKQRKAGVRL
- a CDS encoding ABC transporter ATP-binding protein — its product is MTATEAATSALDGPARPLLELNNVEVRYQGTILALKGISLQIRSGEVLGLLGPNGAGKTTLLRAISNLLAPQKGRVSEGTITFNGSSIVGCTPTETVNRGVVQVLEGRRVLEHLTVEQNLRAAAAAVKLRRSETADAISDTYSLFPKLAVLRTRSAGYLSGGEQQMLVLGRALITRPKLLLLDEPSLGLSPVMTDFVFETIRVLNTRGLTILVVEQNAHHTLAISDRGHVLDTGRIVLSGTSEELRRNPDLQEFYLGLNRDGARRDLRETKNYKRRRRWLG
- a CDS encoding TetR/AcrR family transcriptional regulator — translated: MSRINERRQQAQAEPSREYVEKRAALVDAAAGVFRDRGYDGASINEIAAAAGTDRATVYYYFADKRDVFHEVIVDAVERNVLTAEAIAASDLTAAEMLTDLVSALLRSYERHYPYLFVYVQEDMTKLAHDDRRSSRKLRDLHRRYNTAVERIIRAGLVSGEFKPGLDPELISFGVLGAVNWTHRWFKPDKGPTGEEIARVFMEMILHGISAAPAPRHGREPAVQPSQRRRRL
- a CDS encoding branched-chain amino acid ABC transporter permease: MATLLQILVVGMPIGVAYAAVALGFNVIYRSGRVFNIALGEMFALAAFFIMWLLNRGVPAWPAVGITGLLMIAVGLLIQRLALRPLLGQSALSLFMATLGVLLLLNGADTLVLNTPTGTFPQLFGAGAIRLPYAVQLPVASVVGVAVVVIIVLGFVAFFSRTQTGIAMTAVAEDHEVAQSLGINIERSLALSWAMCGLLSTVAAVVYLAGQQVTSDIGSVAFLALPVVLLGGLESIGGVILAGLVVGLGQTSAAEWLDPHFHGGASEVFPYLLMLLILLVRPEGFFGWKRVERV
- a CDS encoding branched-chain amino acid ABC transporter permease gives rise to the protein MSVARSCGDFSQSYVADRRLLRTPPQRVMLGVLALVLIAYPSMTNGEWLRFGTVTATTLIAVVGLQLLVGLTGLVSVGQSAFMGVGAYFAGVAANSLHQSLPVCVVIGAVGSMMVGLAFGLPAARIKGFYLALTTLAAQYVFAFVIVRLPQQEFGGDAGLTMPTPSLFGLNLSSPWRLYYLTIALAIILVTAALFIQESVAGHLFVAVRDDDLAASMTGVAVTRYRVLAFGISALYAGVAGALLAYQDGFVNAQAFSVFDSVFFLGMIIIGGMGTVLGAILGTLMLSFIQEAVNLWGGSVAGVFGYHLNGQTGPVVNIVTGLAICLMLIYEPRGLAFLYRRSESFFRLWPFPYALTRARTT
- a CDS encoding ABC transporter substrate-binding protein → MLAAAAVVGVSACGGSSTPPSGSKSSAPSGGGSASTATYTIPSLLDFSGPFASRGKPVLGMQQTLVNWFNANAGAADHIKLVIKPYDTGFDVNKTLTAYNQAISDSNNVLAMLLFGDPNVFALAGKLPGAKIPAAYGGPTDAAIKSGSWVFSPLGDFGDYYAAVVKWRLSTWTQSRQLRVAFASFDGIPAQGWIATLKKDLQGTNATIVDEEYPSPTATSVTVNVNRIVASKPDVVIVAGTDGSQPLYLAGLHAQGIPAQDIVNSQHEGFGLMQALKVSPDLLNGTYEVTTERYQDHTTQAYQIYSQYSAGQNTRWAEDTLLHFPSVSIMLQAIDRAAKAKGSNQITGQDVYNQLTNGTFDGYGLLSQLTYHNSLGGPTSVYVLKDENGTLTQVATLPLGG
- a CDS encoding DUF2889 domain-containing protein is translated as MDDQGEPAKPRVRRIKTMEITPLGHDEFGFTARLIDESFGGAYGDDNASSVVIHDFGLEGALMGSTLEVVRLQAHAVTHPYDSCPFVLDVAQELVGTRLGSGWRKRVLAFAGGVRGCTHVNTLVLGLSEVQPLIFFLKMNESVPFTAQNRADGSWLGAGLKFAPQLADACFSLRKGGPVLGRLSPEASD
- a CDS encoding cyclase family protein — its product is MDNWGQWGSTDERGAANLIDERAVERGLRAVTQMQAIGLGAPIVSNRGPGVVGRPAPQHFMLRDGGDYAAGLEERAGFGFADDYLSLPTHAVSHIDALAHVWQNGTMYNGFSADTVTSRGAARCGIDKAGPIVTRGVIADLVPAGKDWLPSDHVIDAASLERELGRGEVTLEPGDALLVRTGWMQAWMAGEADATAWPGLGADCSELLVERQVALIGADNLGVEAFPSTDEGCQIPLHVALIRGYGVYFCELLDLAALAATGQSSFLLVVSPLAIRGGVGSPVAPVAII
- a CDS encoding cytochrome P450, with product MTKAPVADGRADLDDLLSREAVDRPAAYYAKLRDIHPVYWNQRWNGWVVTGYDEVLSGFRDHHRLSSDRFAGPFGEELQRAAHSGTDQLISFLSKFFVWKDQPYHTRVRALVNKAFTPRSVEQLRPRVQNLVRELLESLRSQNVTDFLADFAFQVPVIVIAEYIGIPAEARQQVRAWSDDLGGVIFVRGDDAERMRRGEAAMNDLVEFLRPIVRSRRQHPQDDLLTGMVQSEERGDFLSEDEVIANVILMVFAGHETTMNLIANSMIAFADWPDEWARLQRGPELVATATEEVLRYDGPIRAMARWATEPFELSGQSVQRGDRVLLAQHAANRDPAAFKDPDRLDIARWPNRHVAFGQGIHTCLGAPLARLETQEVLQSLTSELRGVEILEEELHYNPNMVSRSLQQLHVRFHNR
- a CDS encoding ferredoxin, with the translated sequence MNHDLCAGVAMCTQHAPGLFHLDENGQSIFDVGGTGDSEQILEAIDACPMTAIREVDDADEAR